The sequence CGACCTCGCCGTGCTCGACCACGTCGACGGCACCGTGCTGCTGATCGCCAACGCCGTCAACCACAACGACCTCGAGAGCGGGGTGGACGAGGCCTACGCGGACGCCGTCGCCCGGCTCGACCGGATGGAGGCCGACCTGCTGAAGCCGGTCGACCCGGGCCTGGCCACCTTCACCCCGACCGGCCCCGGCGAGGTCCGCTCGCCGTTCGGCGGGGCGCCCTACCGGGCCGCGGTGGAGGAGATCAAGGAGCGGATCCGGGCCGGCGAGGCGTTCCAGGTGGTGCCCTCGCAGCGGTTCGAGGCGCCCTGCCCGGCCTCCGCGCTGGACGTCTACCGGGTGCTGCGCACCACCAACCCCAGCCCCTACATGTACCTGTTCCGCTTCCCCGGCCCGGACGGGAGCGCGGAGGGCGGCTTCGACGTGGTCGGCTCCAGCCCGGAGGCGCTGGTCAAGGTCACCGACGGCGAGGCGATGCTGCACCCGATCGCCGGCACCCGGCACCGCGGCGCCACCCCGCACGAGGACGCCGGGCTGGCCGCCGAACTCCTCGCCGACCCCAAGGAGCGGGCCGAGCACCTGATGCTGGTGGACCTCGGCCGCAACGACCTCGGACGGGTCTGCGAGCCGGGCAGCGTCGAGGTGGTCGACTTCATGCAGATCGAGCGCTACAGCCACGTCATGCACATCGTCTCCACGGTGACCGGGAAGGTCGCCGAGGGGCGCACCGCCTTCGACGTCCTCACCGCGTGCTTCCCGGCCGGCACGCTCTCCGGCGCGCCCAAGCCGCGGGCGATGCGGATCATCGAGGAACTGGAGCCCACCCGCCGCGGCCTGTACGGCGGCTGCGTCGGTTACCTGGACTTCGCGGGGGACTCGGACACCGCGATCGCGATCCGCACCGCGGTGCTGCGCGACGGCACGGCCTACGTCCAGGCCGGCGCCGGGGTGGTGGCCGACTCCGACCCGCACGGCGAGGACACCGAATGCCGCAACAAGGCCGCCGCCGTCCTGCGGGCGGTCGCCACCGCGAATACGCTGCGCGCACCACTATCGTGAGAGCGGCGACCCGTCGAGCTGCTGAGGGAGGCGGCCGGGATGACCGCGATGACCACGGCGAGTGCTTGGGACGTTCTTGAAGGTGTGAACCTTCCGGACGGGTACCGGGTCGAGATCACGGACGGAAGGATCATCATGACCCCCCAGGGGGAGAACCAGTGGGAGGTGATCCTCAGCGCTTCGACGCAGATCAAGAAGCAGCTCTCGGGCAAGGGACGCATCCTGTCGGCTGTCATGATCGACTTCCCGTCGACGCTGTTCGGCTACGCCCCCGACATGGCGGTGATCGCGCCGGGTGCCGAGCGGAACAGCAGGCGGCGGTTCGAGTGGCACGACGTGGAGGCGGTGCTGGAGGTCGTCTCCCCCTCCGGCGAGACCGACGACTACGTCAAGAAGGTCAAGGCGTACGCCGAGTGCGGGATCCCGGTCCACGTGGTCATCGATCCGGCGGAGGGATTCAGCACGGTGTACAGCGCGCCGTCCCGGACCGGGGCTTACCGGGAGGCGGAGCGGGTGCCGTTCGGGAACGATCTCTTCCTGCCGCTGGGGGAGCGGACGCTGGTGCTGGAGACGGGCGACTTCCCGGTCGAGCCGCCGACCCCGGGTGCGGCGGCGGGGTGAGGGCGGGGGACACTGGTCCGGTGACCGCTGAAGCCCGTACCGACGCCGTGTCCGCCGAACCCGCCGCCGCCCCCGCACCCGCGCCCGCCGCGCCCGCCGCACGGGCCGGGCGGCGCACGCTCGGGGTGATGCTGCTGCTCACCGTGCTGGGCGCGGTGCTGGTGCTGACCGCCGCCGGGCGGGTCTGGGCCGAGGGCCTGGCCGGCACCCTG comes from Streptomyces sp. TLI_053 and encodes:
- a CDS encoding anthranilate synthase component I, which encodes MDLEAFRKLAVDTRVIPVTRRLLADGLTPIGLYRGLAAERPGTFLLESAEQGRSWSRYSFVGVRSAATLTVGPDGDARWLGAPPVGIPTTGDPLEVLRAALRTLHTPRHPDDGLPPLTGGLVGYLGYDVVRRLEKLPDLNPDDLRLPELTLLLATDLAVLDHVDGTVLLIANAVNHNDLESGVDEAYADAVARLDRMEADLLKPVDPGLATFTPTGPGEVRSPFGGAPYRAAVEEIKERIRAGEAFQVVPSQRFEAPCPASALDVYRVLRTTNPSPYMYLFRFPGPDGSAEGGFDVVGSSPEALVKVTDGEAMLHPIAGTRHRGATPHEDAGLAAELLADPKERAEHLMLVDLGRNDLGRVCEPGSVEVVDFMQIERYSHVMHIVSTVTGKVAEGRTAFDVLTACFPAGTLSGAPKPRAMRIIEELEPTRRGLYGGCVGYLDFAGDSDTAIAIRTAVLRDGTAYVQAGAGVVADSDPHGEDTECRNKAAAVLRAVATANTLRAPLS
- a CDS encoding Uma2 family endonuclease; translated protein: MTAMTTASAWDVLEGVNLPDGYRVEITDGRIIMTPQGENQWEVILSASTQIKKQLSGKGRILSAVMIDFPSTLFGYAPDMAVIAPGAERNSRRRFEWHDVEAVLEVVSPSGETDDYVKKVKAYAECGIPVHVVIDPAEGFSTVYSAPSRTGAYREAERVPFGNDLFLPLGERTLVLETGDFPVEPPTPGAAAG